Genomic segment of Colletotrichum destructivum chromosome 5, complete sequence:
GTGTCAAAACCACACAGCTCTCGGGAGCATTTTCCTGTACCGGTGTCACCCAGCCAGTCAAGTCATGTGAAATTGCCATCCATCCAAAGGAAACAAACCTCAATCGAATACCTATTTATTAGCAAAGGTTTTTGAGAAAGTGTCTGTCGATATCAGCGACGAGAAAAAAAGTTGGACGATCAgggaatcgaaccctggACCTACCGCATGCTAAGCGGTCATTATACCACTAAACCAATCGCCCAGCTGTGGATGATCTAGCCCGGACTTGAACCGGAGACCTTCAGTGTACCCAACCAGACGAAACGAATCGTCTAGATGTTAGACTGACGTGATAACCAACTACACCACCAGACCAAGCCTTGTTGAACGCATCAGTGAAAAGTCCATCCATAATGGATGGACACTGCTGTCTTGGAGCGAGAATTGCGGCGGGCGGGTCGTTTGCGGAGCTGGACCAGGACCGTAAATTCTGGGTGGAATCCACATTGCATGCCGGATGCGGTGGATCATCGAGGTGAAGGCCAATCAATTCCGGCCCGATGTCTCTTCAAAGAAACTCTCCACCTGCCTCTGGGATCAAGGGCTGCTGTGTCCTCAATCGCGTATCCGCCTGCGGGTTGCTATCACTGCGCGATATCAAAGCTCGTCGCGGCCCTTATCTTGCCGAAAAGGGGAGACGCGTGGGGGGAGACGATGTCAGGGCCCAGGTAACCTGCCTCAGTCATTCGCGCAGACAGACGATCTGGCATCTCAAACCGGTACGGATACTGGCACCCGACGGTCTCGTATCCATATATGCGACCAACATCACGTGGCAACCATCGAGTTTGGACATGAACTTAGGCTCAACCAGGTCTATGGACCCGACGAGGGCATGCCACGCGAATTGCATGGATCTAAGGCGCAAGATCGGCGCTGCAGATAGGCATGCCCAACCCGAGGGACTCCGGTGAGCCTCATTTCACGGGGCCGACAGATCGTATCATTCGAGTTTCCCTGAAGTCGCGGCAGCAACacgttgatgatggtgcgCAAAGCTGAGGCACGTAGCGTCCGTTGTCGGTCGCACAAACAACCGGCCAACTGCCGCGCCGGAATTGTTCTCCAATGAGTGTAGGATGCTAGGCGACGAGGATTTCTCCGAGACGGTTTGGTGTCACAACCAACGCACGGAAACGAGTGGCGGCGAAGATATCGTCCTTGAGCAGCACTGATATATTGAAGGACGCTGCCAGGGCAGTTGAGCGAAAACGAGCCATCGCCGGGCCGTTCGGGCTCCGGGAGCTGAGCGAAGGACGCCTTGGTGCTCGAGGGGTGGGGTGACGGACTTTGCGGGCGTTCGCCTGCGCTTCACAAGTACTTTGGTGTGCGCTATCGGCTGGGTTAGATCACCCATCTGGCGCTTGCTCTTCAATTGCGAACCCACGATCTATGTTCATCGGATTCTCGAGCCACAGGGCGGAGAGTTGTTGTTTCCCGGCCCCGAACTGCCTAAGCATGGCGACGCTCGTCAGTGCGGTGTATCCGGTAGAGGGACTTGCTCTTCAATGCCGTAAGCCGGGTGCGATAAAGACATATGATAGAGTTGCCGGACGGGAAGTTCTGGCTTTTCGCGTTAGCATGGAATGGTATATTTGGCGGGGATCTCGCGTTGAACTCAAATATTAGCTTTCGTGTGATTGCAGATCCTCCGCGTGGTCATCGCTGGGAACCCCATGGTACTGCTCGCTTGGGCCTATCTATTGTTACTTCTCACAGACTTGTGAAGAGCGTGCATCGCCCACGACCCAGGGCGAATGCGAGACACCTCGGCAATGTCATTGCTCCAACACGCGACCGACGGAAAAAGTAGGTCTGTAATTTGTGACCAGGCTCTGCCATAGAGGCGGCGACTGGCAAGAAGAGTGAAGAAGTTGGACTGCTTTCACGACTGCAACATTAGCGATAAGCCATCAAAACGAGTACTGTAGCATCAACATCCAAATGAAACCCTGGGATCTATAGAGGGCTGGTTGTGGCCGGGCATTTAGCGGATCGACGACTTGTAGTCGCATTGATTTGGTCGGGGTGGTCAGAGGATTCAAGAGTCCCTGCCTGAGACTCTGAAGGTGGACATGGACAGCACAGGACTAATGATTCAGTCCGTCTCATCTCAGCCACGTGGAAAGGTGAGATGGCGGAAATGGGGATTGGGCCCTTGAGCGGCCGAAGTCAGTCGAGAGGGGTTTGGGTGGGATTCGAGGTTATCCTGACCTAGCTGTTGTAAAGGGACGCAACTTGAACAAATGGTTGCTGGTCACAACCGCATTCATGCCGTTGGGAAATATTCGCTACTACAATGTccaaggtaggtagataggcCTTCTCTACGAAGCGAAATTGACAGATCATGCGGGAGATGCGGATTTCGGCCAGAGTGCTGGCGCAGACCGTTTGCCAAGCCTGCAGCCCCGCAGACCGGTTCCCCGGTTCGAACAAAGCCTTTTCCTGTTCTTTTGAGCAAAGTGCCATCGTCTCGGGGATAGGGGGATCTAGGTGTTCTCGAAGACCAGCATAAAGTGGCCACGACGAAGCGGCCCAGGGTTACGGTGTGCGATCGGCCGCTACACTGAGGTAGTGCATGCCGTAATCAGGCCATCAACTCGAGCAGGAAAGAAATGCCGGTCGTAACGTCATAGTGATTGCAATGTAGACTTGCACGACCAGCCAAGGCATGGGTAAAGGAATCAGCCGGAGTTTGAGCCTGTTGCCGTCGTCACTGGAACTCGTTACCGGGCCGTAACGATGCTGTCAGTGACGAAGTCCCTGGCTTGACGTGGAAGGGGGGCGGTGCGCCGAGTAACGAGACGTCTGCATTTGCAAGTGCGGCTAGTATTCTGGGGACCCCAGATCCCACCAGTCGGTTCGCAGGTCCAGGATGCAGGGATTCATGTTCGTTGAGGAGTCGATATCAGGCTATTTGGGCTGAAAAGAATTTTGTTCCGGCCCCGAAAAGCGAGATGATGGCAAACATCAAGTGGTGTTGGTAGTCGATTGACGACGGAAAGATCGAGTGTCGTATTTTGCAACGCATTGCACAGATAAGTTCGCTCGTAGTCGGTCGAACGGCGCACCCAAATGTACAGAACGAGGTGCCAGGTCGGATCGGTAGGCTACCTATCAAGGATGTTTGTATGCCTGGCAAGGCAGTGTTGGTTGAGCGACATTCTCAAGCGCTCCGTGTCTAGTGGCTTTTCGAGGAGGGACTGGTCGTCGGAAGGACCCCTCAAGGGGTGCGCGGTCCTGGACGTCAAATGCGGCTTTTCTCGATGAAGTGCATCATAGCTTGGACTTGGGTTGGCATTGACAGGCTGCTATGCAGGAGACGATAGCCACTGTGGAGACCACTCTGCGAGAGACTGAGAGATAAAAAACAAAAGAGCTCCTCTGAGCAAGGTACAACCAAGCGCAACTAGCACCGATTCCTCAATGGCATTGCCCCTGCATGCACTCCATTGCTTCGACTGCGGCGGTGCTTCTTGTGCTTGGCTTGGTATCTCGGAAAGACAAGGATCGCAGCGTTGATGAAGAAGGAACAGGAACTTGAAAAGTGAGAGCTAAGGTGGTTCAGGCCGTGTGATGATGCAGGCGAAGTCAAAGTTTGATGCTGGGAAGGTGTGGAGGAGTCAAGGACACGAGGAACCCGTTGTGGGAGGGCCTAACCGGGTATCCTCACATGAAATGGATGCAGGCAGCTCCATCAACCCTCCGAAGCTGAATAAAGTGAGTGTTCCACTAGCCATATCAAGTCAGACCTTGGACCTTGTGCAAAGTATGGGAGAAGGGACTGTGGTCGAAGCAAGCCAAGTGAGGGGGCGATGTGTGATAATGGCATGAGTTGAGGTGGGCAAGCGGTGATTGAAGACATGGAAGGAAACACCCATAACCATAACCACCCACccgcctacctacctaggctTCACGGAGAGGGGGTGGAAGGAAGGGAACAAAAATGCATGCGGAAACAAGCAGCAGGAAGCAGGAGACAGGGTAGGcaggagcagaagcaggaccaggaccaggtgcagatgcagaggaaagggggaggagggcaagaggGAAAGGACGGCTGTCGCTGTTTCTCTATCCCATTCCCAGATTTCCAGACCGGGGTCACCAGCGAAAGCCAGAACCAGATGCCCACCAGGGCCAGGGCAGAAACTACGAGGTGAGGTATTCCACCGACATTCGCATCGATTGCATCCCCAATCTCTATCTGGCTCGTTTTCATCATGATTATTTTACTCTTGCGCCTGCAGCTGTCCACTCCGTCCAGTGCCCACCCGCGGAGCTACAGGGGATAGCAGCAGAAACAGAAACATCACGGAGGGCGCTAAAACAAGTCCTCTCGGCAATCCACTGCGACCTGAAATCCACCGCATCTCCTGTCAAGATTCTAAAAAGGGCCCGAGAGCCGCCGGGGTCCCTGATACCGCTTGCCCTCCGTCGTTTGGGAGGTTCAGTAACATTCGAGAGCCCACAAACCGTCCACTGCGAGCCTCCACCGCAGCCCCCCAGACAGCTCAAGGTTCCGCCTAGCCcttggagagagaagaaccTCACCACATGGGACGGTTGAGCAAGAGCCCTGGTCCCACCTGCGCTCATGCAGGAGctgcgtgcgtgcgtgcgtgtgtgcgtgcgcGCTGCATCGCACTGGAGTCCGACTCTGGATAAACGGCCTGGCCCTGACTCGCTAGATTCGGTTCGAGCCCCGTCCATCACATCCAGCCCGGCTGCGAGCACGACCAGAGTGGAAGAGCCCAACGTACGTACGCCGTACGTTGGTTCCACCTCACCACCTTACCACCGCACGATGGGCCTCATGCCAAAGTGCAGATACAGCCGTTTGGTTCCTCGACCACAGCTGCTCATACCTGGCAAACGCGGAGCTCCTTAAGTTCGGTTTGAGCGATAACACCCTGGgcggtcgacgccgccccggactgctcgccgaggccacctCTCTTATTTAGGTAGGGCCAAACATTACCTTACCCCCGATCCAGTCAGCTTCAACCTCAAGCAGCCAAGAGACGGCACGGCATCGTCTTGCTATTCCCGCCGTCTGCGAGGCAAATAACAGCAATCACCTCATGGCTCACTCTGGATCTTCCTCAATGatctgccaccgccgccgccatctgAGTGGGAAGGGTTACCCCTTTGTCCAATCGTTGGGATGACGAGATATTGCCTGTCAGGGGGAGGTGAGTCCGAACGAAATCCTACGTCGACTACTTCAACACCCGTTAGACCCCGCTCGACTTCACTCTCAACGGCACGCTTCCGTTTCAGGGAAGGAGCAATAAAAGAAGGATCAATGGGAGGGGGATATGTGTAATGAGGTCGGCGACAGAGGCTTGGAGGACGTGAGGCCATTCCTCCTCGAGTCACATTGCACAGAGGAAAGGTTGGCCGGTGGCCCCCGGATCAGCACAACGCTCAAGCACCAACCATATCACGTCCACTTAATACGACGCAAATGAATCCCCAGAGCATCGATTTTGTCGCAAGGGTCTTCCTTCGCAGCCTGCGGCCCCAAACGCGACCAAACCTACATGGCTTCCCCCTCTGCCCTAAGACGCTTGGGActgccgacgacgttgaagCTACCGCACAAGCGTCCGGCAGTAGCGGCAGCCTCTCTGTTATTTCGAGACACCCGGCACCTAAGTTGCGAGACATGATGTgatcctcctcttcctcccccccattCTCGGTCTCTGGCTCCTCGTGCGAAGGCCTACGAAAGCGGCCCAGGGCATCCTTCCCATCTGCACGGCGGCCGTTCGCCTTCGTCTTTGCCTGTCGTCCTCCATACATTCCTTCCTGCCGTCCCGCCAGGTCGCCGGCTTCACATGCTTCTCCTTACTCGTCCACCCGTCTGCCAGTCATCAGTCACATCAACTacatcgcatcgcatcgcgTCCCATCACGTACCTTACCTACAAGCATCGCCTACACCACTTTCTGTCTGTTTACCCGCCACAGCTCGGCTTTCAGCTGCGATTCGTCGTTTGTTTCTTCACCTCTCCAGCACAGACAAGCATCCTTGTCCACAACGAGATGGAAACCGGCGGCTGTGTCTAGTAACGTGCAACCACGGCCAATGCCCacttctcgccgtcgccccgCCTTGCCTTCGTCCCAAAGCACCACAACCTCGATCGGttcccttttccctttccccctctcaTGTGGAACTGGCATCGTCCTTACTCTGCTTCGCAACCCGCTTCACGCTTGCCTATTAAATGCTTTTCTCCCCAAGTGCTCAGTCCCAGCAGCTGATCTCTCAGCAGTCGACAAGCAAGAACAACCTTAGCTGACGAAAGGATAACGGACCTGAACGGCTGATTGGCTGGCTGCCTTGCTCTGGGTGCGCACACTTCCACAGCCACCAACGAGAGCCGAATATCTCTGGTGTATGGCGCTCCCAATGGTCATGTACGGGAATTCATAACAAAAAGAGTAAAGCgatagagagagacagagagtaTGTGCGTGCGTacgtgcgtgcgtgtgtgtgtgtgtgtgaaaaGATCGACCACAATCGACTTGTCACTGACCTCCCTTGCCTCCTACCTGCTTCCTGATGCCTTCATGGATACATCCATCTCCAGTGAGTAGAGTAGTTGTACTGTTCTCCCGTTTGGACTCGAGTGATTCGCCTCCCTCACCTCCTTCGGCTTCAAATGCCCAAGCCCAAAAGGCCAGTACGTACCCTTCAAGGAGCTCTCGCCCTTTAACAACCATTCCTGAGTTCTCACTCTGCCGCCTCTGTCTGTCCTCGGGACATGCACACCGGGTTGCCGCGACCGCTACCGCTACCGATGCCGCTACCGAGCTGTCTACGGGGCTCCAGTTGCAGGTGCTGGAGGCGTCGTTCAGGGTACAAAGTACTTCGAACCTAGCGCACCCTGGCCGCGAGAGGCCCTTGCAGTAAGAACAAACTGCTGCACCGGCGCCTTTAATTGGATAGTTAGAGAGAGCGCGAGAGAAGGAACTTTGACTCTTTTCGTGGCTGGTGGTCGGTCTATTTTCCattcttcttttgcttcctcgtctccatcctcatcctcttcctcttctacttcatcctcatcctcatcctcatcctcttcgtccccccctttttctccttctaATTTTCTGCCAACTCCCGCTGTGTTTTCTATTTGCATTTGCATTTGCACTTGCATTTTCTGCTCACCCCCGTTCCCCGTCAactccctttcccctccccccctcccctttaGCCCCCCATTCCCTCCTTTCGTCTCCACTCTTACAATCAATTCGGACGAGCCAAACCTAGCGCTCCCTAACCCAAGCCCCCGACTTTCAAACTTCGACCCTCCTGTGCTCCAACTACAATTGCATCCGGACCCCCGCCACTCGTCTTCGTCCATTCGAGGTACCTTGTTCCGTCTCTGGAAACTGCGCCAATCCACGCATAGAGAGATTTGCACGGCGAGTTGCAGCCTCGAGTTCGCTCCCTGGCTTTCAAACCTCAGCACCACCTCGCCTTGatcctccgcctcgccgacaaTCTATTTAACCTTGCTGTGGTCCCTTGCCGCATGACGCGCCGACTGCGAAGTCACCACCAGCCCGGCGGCCCTTCCTCAGCGGAAGACAACCAGCTGTAAAAAGCGCCTCTGACTGGCCTCGGCACCCCCATTCTATTCGAACCGAGGCCACCCGCTCGTCATTCGCAAAGACACTGCCCTCGTGTGGAACGGGCAACATCATCAACGAGACATCATGTCACGCCTAAACAAACACCATCAGTCATGGTACGCTCCCGTTTGACCCCAATGATTCCAGGAACAGCGAGCTGACTTCTCTGTCCCTTAGCCGTGAGCTCCACGTCGTCGTGCTTGGCGCTGGTGAGTCCTTGTCGTGAAATCAAGTTGCCGCATACGAATCCCACTGACATCCCTCCAGGAGGTGTTGGGAAGAGCTGTTTAACAGGTGAGCAATCCTTAGGCCAGCCGGCTCACGTCGATACCAACGGATCGGCGAGCTAATCATCCTTACAGCTCAATTCGTTCACAATGAGTGGATTGAGAGCTACGATCCTACTATTGAAGACACCTACCGGACACAACTCCAGGTTGATGTGAGCTTGTTCTATCCCAGTGCTGCTTTCTGCGACGAACCACTGACTCAGTTCAATCCAGGGACGCCAAGTTGTCTTGGAAATGTGAGTAACAAGAAAAGGCTCTTTTGGCCGTGAGACAATGCATCTGACACGGAGACAGCCTTGACACTGCAGGCACAGAGCAATTTGGTAAGTGAAATCACCGACCTGGTCTCTCATCTCGTCTAACATTGGGTGCAGTTGCCATGCGCGACCTATACATGAAGTCTGGTCAGGGCTTTATTTTGGTGTTTAGCATcacctcatcctcgtcaatgAATGAGATTGAGATGCTGCGTGAGGAAATAACTCGCATCAAGGATGATGACAATGTTcccatcgtcatcgttgGCAACAAGGCCGACTTGGAAGAGCAGCGGTCTGTACCCAGACAAAGGGCTTTTGCCTGTTCCCAAATGTGGGATGCGCCCTACTATGAGACAAGCGCCAGGACCCGGAGTGAGTTGATGACGAGTCGAATAGGGAATATTCGAAACTGACTCGATTCCCAGCCAACGTCGATGCCGTGTTCATAGATATCTGCCGCCAACTGCTCATGAAGGATGAGAAGTTTCAAAGCCAGGTCGctcaagacgacgacgagcacgagTACGAGAAAACCCCTGGTCTCATGGGATTTGCCAAGCGGAAAAAccgaagacggagaaggccCGACGGTCACCGATGCGTGATCTTGTGAGCGTTACTCTCGCTCATGTTAAAGTCAACTTGGTCTTTGGGACCAAGTTCACCGCTCGCCACAGCCCTTTATCATGCCCAACGTCACCCCCCAGCCGCGAAGAGTTTGCTCGTATTCGCTTCGATGCCACCGTGGTGCCCCGACAGCAGTGCATTCGGCAACAGACGACACGCAGTTTTCTCAATGGCCTGGGCAGAGCGGTAAACCAACCAACCCTCTCATCTTGAtgccccccccttcccccccaaaCAAGACGACGTTGTTTTATCTGCAAAACATACCCTCTCACGATTTCTGTTGTTAGCCTCATGGCATAGTAGCATTTCGACTTTTCATGTCGATACGGCCTTTTGTACGCTTTACGACTTTCGATTTTTGGTTGACGACAGCATGCttcgtccccccccccctgcccccgcgggggcaggggggggaggggcatgCACCAGGAGAAGGAATTTCAAGAACTGCAGACACAGACTTTCATATGTCACTTTGATTTAGTCTTCATTTTTCATGCTTGTTTTTTCACGAAGGGACGATTTTGGACAAAGACCTTACCGCCGACATATTTTTTTCTTCAACTTCCAACTTTTCATTCATCATAGGGCCGGAGACGAAACAAAAACACAAGGGGACTGGAGTTTTAAGTACAAAACCAAGATATGGTTGGACATGGCTCACAGGCGTTGGTAAACAAACAATGATGGTTCCGTAAAGGCCGCGAGGCTAGCAATAGATGTGGCCTTGgctgggaggagggggaggtcttctctcctccccaTGAGGCGGGAATTGACAGTATTCTTAGCCTCATTATGAGACTGCAAGCTTCCCTGCTTATCGTTTGTGACAGGTGATGGGACTATGATGCTGAAGCATGCGAATGCTTCAGCGTCACATCCCATATCCCGGTTTGCAATTGGATCAAGCCTGCGCGTCAACTCGAACTGTTCAAACCAAGTCGACCGAGGCCTCTATGGGACGACTAGGGCTGACTTTCTCGCGGGTTCTCTACTCGTTGCCTTTGACCACAGTTCCAACCCGTGCCGCTCCCCAATGCTTGGTTGTTAAGGGCGCCTGCCTCACTCAAGTGCCGCAGAACGCCGCATGTCTGGTAACCTTCCAGCAGCGTGTACTAGGGTCATGTGATTGAATTGCCCAACCCCCCCTGGCTTTTTCCGAGTATCTTGCCGACGTCcttcctcggccgtcttATTCCGGACTGTCCCATCCGGCATTCAGACGCCAAGGTTGGCTAGCTagaccagcagcagcatatCGGccacgacacgacacgacaGGGGAATACGGCATCATTTTTCTAAACGGCGCAGATGTTCGTGTAAGCCCCAAGCAGTCTTCTACATGAGCAGACGAATGGCCGGAGGCAGGGCCACATTGGCATCACATGCTTTCTTCATGTGGCCATCGTGGCGACGGCAAGCGAGGGACAGGGAGGATTGTTCTTTCTGGAGATGACAAGAGTGACAAGCACCACTGTCCCCGCCGCGGATTCCAGCAGGCAAATGTGGACGATGAGGCCGTTTGAAGGCATGAGACAAGCCTCGCGCACCCAGACGGCCTCTCACCAGATGTCCACGGCGTGTAGgtcccgccccccccccccgtttcTCGGCAAAAAGACACGTAAACGAAGCGGCACATCTCTCCCGAACCAAAGACGACAGGGCGGGTTCTGGATAGAACTTTCGATCATTTGACGCTGTGATGCCATTTTCAAATCTCATAGGCTTGGCTGCCTCCTCGGGGCCAAGTCTTTCGTCCCTATAAACCCGGAAACATCACAGAAGCGCCCCGGCGCTCTTCCTTTCCTCGCCCCCCCAGCTGTATCCGTATCGTATTTCCAAGAAAGACACAAAAGACATTAAGCGTCGCTCTCTCGTTTCCTCTTCAGCCAACCCGCCCCAGCAACGCCCGTCGAGCCGTACTCCACCAGGACCAACCCAGTGTCAGTGTTGACATAAATGtaaagaaaaagaagaagggtaAGAGAATAAGTAAGTAATGGGGTATCGGTTGAAGTTATGTCCTCCAGGCGGGGCCGCAACCATGAACGTTGCCTCCCTCCCAATCGGGGGCCATGGTCACCTCGTTCCCCTCAAAACCTCGGCGGACCTTGCTGCGGCGGCTTGTCGTTCTTGTTGTTCACCTTGACCACGCCGACCAAGACACCCACCACCAGAGCGACCAGGAACAGCAAGACGGCGCAGAGAACGCCGGCGAGGATACCGAGCTTCACCtttctccgccgcctcgcctgTGCGACGGGCCCGAGCTGTCCGGGACTGTTGCCATAAGCTGGCATGCCGCCCGTCATGGATTGCAGGTGCGCGCGCGCTCCGCCCCGTTCACCTTGCACCGACGTCGCGTTGGCGACGTacgcggccgccggcgcggggGACTGTTGCGAGGTTCTCGTGTAGTCGCCCCGTGACCGTGGGGGATGCGCCGCGTTCTGATGCTGGTGGGGTTGCTGTGCGCCGAGTAGCGCGTGCTCCGACGAGTGCGGGGACACAGGGTCTCGAGGGGTCGAGGGGTTCGTGCCGGACCCTGGCCTTGAGGGGTCatacggcggcggcggcggcaggttGGGGTTTGCGGCGGACATGCCGTCTGGGCTCCACGGGGTTATCGGCCCACGCGCGGGCGAGTAGGGGCCCAGCAGCGGATCGTGGGTGGGCGAGCGAGCCCAGCCTTGCTGGGT
This window contains:
- a CDS encoding Putative small GTP-binding protein, producing MSRLNKHHQSCRELHVVVLGAGGVGKSCLTAQFVHNEWIESYDPTIEDTYRTQLQVDGRQVVLEILDTAGTEQFVAMRDLYMKSGQGFILVFSITSSSSMNEIEMLREEITRIKDDDNVPIVIVGNKADLEEQRSVPRQRAFACSQMWDAPYYETSARTRTNVDAVFIDICRQLLMKDEKFQSQVAQDDDEHEYEKTPGLMGFAKRKNRRRRRPDGHRCVIL